DNA from Sorex araneus isolate mSorAra2 chromosome 6, mSorAra2.pri, whole genome shotgun sequence:
ACCCATGCTGGCCACGTGCAACGCGAACGCCCTGCCCTGTGTACCAGGGCTCCCGTCGCTTTCGATGCTTGTAACTGACTTTATGGACCACAGAGCGTCTCcatataaaaatgaatgagtaGGTCGAGCAAAATCTCCTCTGAAAAGCCCCCTTGATCCTAGTCTCTCCCCCAGGGCCACAGGATTAGCCTTGTGATGTGCGCCTTTTCAACACTCTCCCACGAGAGGCCCAGGTTCTCTGCCCAGCCCTACACACTCAAGCACAGAGGAAATGCCAAACAGTGGCGGTGTAGAAGTCCAAATCCTGGCACACAGGTGCCCTTCCCCTGGGAGGAGGCTTCCCCCTCACTGCCACCATTTCTCATTTAACAAGCATCTTCCCTCATGTCCAAACACGCTGGGAACTAGAGTTAGAGGGGTGCAGTAGGACAGCATCTCTAATCCTGGGCAATGAGGCCGGTCCCATCTTCTCACCACCACCCAAGACAGCAATACACTTAACCAGTCCCACCATGTGCCCAGGAGGGCAAGTCAGTTCAGGGGATCAGAGACCACAGGACAGACGCAGTTACATGCCAAGAGCTGTGCTCGAACCAGGGAGCTGATGATACCTGGGCACTGCCGGAAATGATCTCCATACAggcagccaggagaagcccctgagcattaagggtgtggggaggagggagcttACCTTGCAAGCAGACTACGCgagtttgatcctaggcaccccatttttttccctgggcactgccaggagtgatttctgaacaagCCAGGATcactagttgtggcccaaaaatcagagagagaaaaaaagaagaaaacacatcTTCCGAGTAGGTGCAGAGAGCACTAAGTACCAAAACATTATGAGGGCCAGAGCAAaaatacagaggggagggcacttgccttgcgcatgcccaacccaggttcattcccctgcatcccatatggtgcccaaagcacagccaggattaTTAATTCataagtacagatccaggagtaaccaatgaccactgccaggtgtaggctcgaaacaaaaacaaaacaaaaaactacacaAAAACATAAgtaccaggctggagtgatagcacagcgggtagggcttttgccttgcaaaaggccaacccgggttcaattcccagcaccccatatggtcccttgagcattgccaggagtgattactgagtgcagaaccaggagtaacccctgtgcatcgctgggtgtgaccccccccccccaaaaaaaaacctaagtacCAAAACACAAAGTCTGGTCAAACAGatctgctattcttttttttcggGGTTGCTTGGGCTCCAACCCCAGGGTCTCCCCTATGCAAGATGGCTTTAAGATACttttaatctgcatttccctAGTCGTGGCTACATGAGCGGTCCCCTATGGTCCTGAAACGGATCCTATCCccacagctctgtgtgtgtgtgtgtgtgtgtgtgtgtgtgtgtgtgtgtgtgtgtgtgtgtgtgtgccccctccccgcagccctacCTTCTCTTGAATCTGGCCCCCGATGCTCCGCAGAGCCTCCTGGAAAACTCGGTTCTTGGGCTCCAGGCTCACGCATCTCTGCAGGTCTAGGACGGCCTGGTCCAGACGGCCCAGCTTCTCGAGGGCCTGGCTCCGGCGGTACAGTGCTTTGACATCCCCACCGTCCCTTTCAATGGCTGGGCACAAACAGGAGCTCTGTCAGCACCCCAGGGAACACCGTCTCCAAGCGAGAGGAAGGAAAGGTCTCCAGCGCCAGAGGCGAGCGGGAGCCCAGTCCAGCCACGGAAAAGGTGAGGGCAGCTGCGGAGAAGGAAAGGCCCGAGGAAGTGGGAAAGCGAGAAGGCAGGTGTGTTCCGGGGGTGTACGGAGACCCCGCGCCCCGACCGAAGCCCCAGCGGCACGCCAGGCCCTCCCCCTTTCCTACCTCTGGACGCCTCCTTCTCCGCCTTGTCGTAATCCTCCTGCGAGAGAGAAGGTAAGGCCGTTGGGAGgggccccgcccagggccccgGAGTCCCCCTCCACCCGCAAGGGCCTCACCAGCTTCAGGTGGCAGGCGGCCAGGTTCCGATGCAGCACGGCCTGGTCCTGGGGTGTGgcgcccagccccagggcccgggTGTAGATGGCCAGGGCGCCCTCGTAGTCCCCGCATTTGAAGAGCTCGTTGCCCTCTTTGCGCAGCTCCTCCACGTCGCTGGCCTGCGGGGCCGGAAAGGTCAGGGGTAGGCTTGGACGCAGCCGCGGAGCGAAGGGGACCCATCCCCGGGGGCGCGGGTTCCACTCACCGTCATCGCAGTCAAAGTCCTGGGCCCGCGCACGCGCAGTGTCCGGGAATCCGCCGGCGGAGCCCCGCCCCAGGGCGTGGCCAGGGCGCCtcgggggcgtggccagggcgctgcacgggggcagggggagcgggTGCGCAGGCGCAGACGCGACGCGCCTAGTCCGCTCCCGCCGGGACCTGCAGGGGCCGAGCCGTGGAGGACCGCGGGGGGCGTGCCTGGCGCGCGGGGCTCGGGCTGCGCGGGGTCCGGCTCGGACTCCGACCCCGGCCGCGGCAGAAGTGCACGAGGTCCGCCGTCATCAGCGCCACGAGGAGCAGGCTGTAGAGGCCCAGCGCCAAGAGCGGGCCGGGGCCCCTGCGGGACAGAGTTGACTTTTCGGGGTGCTGGCCCCGCTGCAGAGCCCCAGAGAAATTGGGGCTCCCCTGCGTGGATAAACGTGGGCTTTGCGATAGAAATACGGGGACCCAGCGGTATCCCAAAGCTATCCGTGGAGAGAGGCGGGCGGTGGCAGCTCCCCTCCCGCAACTCCAACGCTGTCGCCTGCTTTCACGCGCCCCGACTCCCCCTCGCGGCACTGTGTGCAGTCCTGTGAGTGCATTCACGGGTGTTTCTGCCCCGCCACTGCCGCCAGGCTGCAGGGGCCCCAACCCTCCTCAGAGTTCAGCCAGAACCCCGAGAGCGGAGCCCGGGTCTCACCGGAAGATGGGCGGGGACGGCAGGGAAGACAGGTTGACCTGGTATAGAGCCTCGAATTCCGCCAGGGTGCAGCAGGAGCCCCCCGCGGCCTGCATGTGGCAGCAGTAAGCCTGCTCGGGGTCATCAGAGAGCCGTGGGCAGAAGAAGCCGGGGAAGTGGCGGCCGTCAGCTCCCCGGGTTGTCTCGCATAAGTGGGGGTGATGGGCCAGTGCTGTGGGGAGGGGCACGGTGGGGGGAGTtggagagctgggggcagggctgcccccacccacccgcaGTCAACATCACTGCCCCCCTCCCGTCCCGATGCTCTCGGATTGGGGGACAGTGTCCTACCTGAGAGATCAATGGGCTGGACCAGGGACCCCCAGTTGAGGAGCAGCAGCAACCCCCCACTCAGGCCCGCCAGCAAAGGGCACCGTCTCCTCTGGAAACCCATGGCGGCACGTCCTGGTCTCCGCACTGCTCCTAGGAACCCCCATATCGGTCAGCCTAAGCCTGCTGCGGACAGGGATGAAATAGAAGAGcagcgcgggggccggggccggagtgGGTGGCGGGAACACAAACCTGGAGTTTCTCTGCCTCGGGCTTTGAGGGGAAGCCCCTGCTGGACCCGGCAGCTGAGGAGGACGGAAGAGCTGACAGTCCTAAGAGCTGAAGCTAGTCTGACCGTCCTAAAAACTGAAGCTAatctggctctgggctcccagTAGGGCTTCCTGGGGGCTTGGCCCGCCCCATctcatccccctcctcccccgagACCTCATTTGAGCGTTTGGAGCGTCCCTCCCCACCACCTGCAGCGTGGCAACCGCCTAGCCTAGAGGGAAACCCAGGGCAGTCCCTGCCTTCACCTGCCCTCCCCAGACACGAGGGACCCTACACACGCTACCAGCCTGACACGCACAATTTCGGGAGGGGGGTGCTGCTGTGCTGGGGTCACCTCTCGTGCCCCACCCCAGCTGAAGCTTAGGGCTCGCAGCTTGGAGGGTGGGGTGGCATCAAGCACCATGTCCAACAACATCAAACTCCCAGGGCGGCCCTGGCAACATTCATTCCCAGGGGCCCCCTGGCTGGCACTTAGGGACTTGAAGCAGCCACCAAGACAGAAATGCACTTGTGGGCCcgcggatagcacagcggggaggaccttgcacgcggccaacccgggttcaatccctggcaccccataaggtcccccgagcaccgccaggagtgactcctgagtgcaaagcgagaAGTAACCCCGGGAGCATCatcgggtgggacccaaagagaaaaaaaaaaaatcctccctcCAGGCATATGGGCCTGGTGCCTCCAGCGCTGGACTCAGCCAGCTGCGAGGCCGCAGGTTCCTGCGTTCCCGGTGCTCATTGAGCAGTGGCGCCCGGTCCTCCGCggcaccagggggcgctgtgggctTTCGCCAGCAGCGATGGAGTCGGAGGCTGCGCGGCTGCTGGACGCGGTCGACTTCGCGGCGCGCAAGCATCGGTACCAGCGGCGGAAAGACCCCGAGGAGACCCCCTACATCAACCACCCGATCGGTGTGCGCGACGACCCtacgggtgggggtgggagtttgGGAGGGGAGGCCGGGAGCAGCCGCCGTAGGTCGGAGCTGCTTGCCGGGGGCCACCGCCAGGCTGTGATGGGGTCTGGTCGccttcccgcccccgcccccgcccccaggtgggGTCtgaccgccccctcccaccccgcctccacccccaggtgtggctcgGATCCTGACCCACGAGGCAGGAATCACCGACATCGCGGTATTACAGGTAACTGCCCGTCCGGGGTGGGGGAGCCCGCTGCAGCCCGCGGCTGAGTGGGAGCCTGTCCGCAGGCGGCCCTGCTCCATGACACCGTGGAGGACACGGACACCagcctggaggagctggagcagcaCTTCGGGGCCCAGGTGCGGGGTCTGGTGGAGGAGGTGACAGACGACAAGACTCTGGCGAAGGCAGAGAGGAAACGGCTGCAGGTGGAGCGCGCAGCCCACAGCAGCCCCGGGGCCAAGCTGGTGAAGCTGGCCGACAAGCTCTACAACCTGAGGGACCTGACCCGCTGCACCCCGAAGGGTATGCCCCACACCCCTGCTGCTGGAAGGGCAAGCCGCGGGCTGCGTTCCTGGGGACTCCCCGGATCCAGCCTACTGGACCTCATGGCCCTCATGTGCTTCCTTAGGGTAGCGCATAGCAGGGAGGGGACTCCTCGTCCGTCTAAAGGGCTGAAACCCCGTGCTGGACAAGAGCAGCGAATTTTTGTCCACTCTTTCGCAGGTTGGTCTGAGCAGCGGGTCCAGGAGTACTTCCAGTGGGCAGCGCAGGTGGTCAGGGGGCTGCAGGGAACCAACCAGCCTCTGGAAGAGGCCCTGAAGCAGCTGTTTGAGGAGCGAGGGCTGAGCCTGTGAGCCTTCCAGCCAGAGGGCCTGAGCGGCTTGAGACCAGACACTTTCCTACCCTGAAGGGCATTCCCACTGAGCAGCCTTCCCGAATCTATTATTCTCTAGGCCTCGGGCCTGGAGCTGCCTCAGGAAGTCTTTCTGGGAAATAAAGGGTTTGCGACGGAAGATTTGTTTTTGCTCCTTGTCCAGACTCCAGAGTGGGGAGCCAATAAGCAGGACATCTGCTCTTCTGCAGGGAAGCTGAGGGCCTCGtccctggggaccctggtggCACCCCTGTGCCATGTGCTGCATGGCGCATGCCACACAGATGCCCAGACAAGTGAAGGCTACACAAAGGACAAGAAATAGATGAGTGGGGAAAGTCTTAACGTTCTGGGTAATCCTTTTAGGCAGACCAAGCTTTGGTAGCTTTTTGGAGAACTTTCTTTAGGGCCAaatgttggtggtgctcagggatcagacccaggttggccacatgcaagacaagcacctcatgTCCTATACATACTCTGTCTGGCCCACAAGAACTCAGTATCTTGGGGGAACACCCACCCCTGGTAGTGCCTGGCTCGGTGGTCGGGCAGTTGCTGCTGGAGCCACAGTGGTGCCGGGATGGACCCCGCCCCCTGTGCACGACAGGCACGTGCTTCAGCCCTTGAGGTGTTCTCCCAAAGGGATAAGGGAAGGTTCTTCACTGCATCTAAGGCTGTGTCTGAAGGGGGCGCCTCATCCCCGGTGTAGCCCAGAGCCTCCACCAGATGCCTGCATACCTGGCCCACCCACAGACCTCAGCTGAGCGCATCCACGGTCTTCCACCCCTCATccaccccacactccccaccacccccaatacacacacgGACACAGGAACTGTGGGGTCTGGTCAATGGCGACAAGAACCTGACGGAGCCCACGAGTCAGTGAGTTTATGGGCTCTGAAGCAGCAGCCTCTGACAGAAACACGGCAGGTGTGGTTTGGGTTGGGTTACAGGAGtcgcacagagtcaggagttggaAGGTCAGTGCCGGGACAGGTGGAAGGACCCCAGGTGAAAGTCTGGCTCGTGAGCAAGCCTGGGCATCCTGAACTTGGATTCTGGACGCACCCTTCATCGAGATCAGGGTGTTTGGAAATCTGGATTCATTCCGCACTTCCACAAATGACCTAACCTTGACCAAGCAGCGATCCCGCGTCTAGGAAGACCACCAGACCTTTTCTCTGCCGCTCCAGCTGAGACAGGCGCCGTACAGCCCTCCCCTTCTTCAGTTCCAGGTCCCTGATCCCAGGGACCAGGGGGAGGCCACGACCTGGCTGCCACTCCAGACTATCACGCCCAGGGCCTTGTGCTAGGAGAGAAGTCTGACACCCCGGATGTCAGTGGGGCGGAGCCCAGGAGTCAGAGGGGTCAGGGAGAGCCCCACCCTTGCCACCAAACCCCAAATCAGCACCCAGACCAAGAGGGGTTCTGCTCCCTGCCATGTCCATGACGCCAGGCGCTGCCACAGagcactgagagcagagcccccacacAGCGGCTCCATCTTTTCTGCAGCTCTGGACAGCAGGGCCCTCGAGCAGGCTCATGCCCAGTGGCCCCGTCGGTGACTCCTTCCCTTCAGGCATCTCCTCCACTGCCACAGTGGAGAGGGGACAGTGCTGGGCCTGTGCTCTGGGGGGACGGCCACTCACCAGAGTGGAGGCTGGCCAGAGCCTCCAGACAGCCCAGGCTGCCCCCACGTGGGCAGAAGCAGCAACAGGTGGGGGCAGGCTCTTCGCCCCAGTGCTGAGAGGTAGATGGGACAGGTGCCAGCCCAACCTGGGGGCAGGGTGTCTCTGGGGACAGGCTTCTCGGTGCCCCAAGCCTAGCCCAGGCGCAGGCGGAACGTGGCCACCTCCATGGGCTCTAGGTAGACCTCGGTGCTGTTGGAGGGCGAGGCCAGCGGGTAGAGCAGGGTCAAGGAGCTCGGCTGCAGGAAGGTCACGTCCAGGCCCTGGAAGAGGCTCCCCAGCGCCACCTGTGGAGAGACAGGAGAAGGCGCGTCTGTGGGCGGCTCCCTCTGCAGACCTGCCAACTGCTCAGAACCTACCAGAAGCTCTGGCCCTTGAGGCAACACCCCACAGCCACATGCATATTTGTGGCAGCCTGCTCTGTACCATCTGCTGCCAGGGAgacagaagcttctggaaaggCCCTGGATCTTCACGGCACCATGTCAGAATCGGCTTGGTGGAGCCCTCTGCCAGGACACCGAGACCGTGGCCCTCCGTGCGCGCCTGCCATGACCCCCACATCTCTGCCCCTTCCCTTCAGAGCCCGGGCAAGCCCCACACTGATGTCAGCCTCACCGCCCCTCCTGTGTGCCACACGCCGGATTCTGTGCGTCCCTCACCTTGTCACAGCTGATCCTAGAGTCCCCCAAACATGCGGTGAGACCCTCCCCCTCACCTTGCCTTGGCTGGTGGTACAATTGAAGCCCAAATTCTTAGCTTCGAGGCCACAGTCGAAACCCTTGCGGTGGAGGATGAGTGCCGCTTCCGCTGAGGGCAAGGCCTCCtcctgggggtagggggtgggtgtgaggctgctggagggctgggggctgggaaccACCCAGCTCACCTCtacctgcaggggtggggggtgggggtacctCCGAGCTCACCTCGGCCTGCAGCGCACGCAAGTTGAGCAGGTGGAAGTCGCAGGGCAGCGGGGAAGCCAGAGGGTGGAAGGAGCGCAGGCCAGGGCCCGGCGACGGCCTCGTGGCCACAGGAAGGGCCAGCACGGGAGTGTTGAGGTGCGCTGAGGTCAGGTGGCTGAGGAGGGACGGGAAGCTGGTGGGCAGGAGCTCGGGCACCTGAAGGAGGCAGAGGACAGTGAGAGCTGAAGGGACCACGGCTCAGTCCCTCCCTCCCAAAAGGGCTGGGCCCAGCTGTCACCTGGCGGCCAGAGTCCACCTGGCGTTCCCACAGGAGGCGGAAGTGGTTGCGGGTCCTCTTGTTGTCCTTGAGTCCTTGGCCAAGGCCCCGGTTGTCATCCTGCATCAGCCGCCGGTCCAGGATCACCTCCAGCTGGCCTGGGGAGGTGACTCGTGAGGGCTCAGGACAGTGCCAGCAGCTGAGCTGTCCCGAGGCCGTGGGGGGCCTGTGCCTTGGGTTTGGCTCCAGGCTGGCGCAGGCAGCACACGTGCCCTCCGTCTGCCCCACAGGGACCTGGCGTCCTGCCTGCCCAGCCCTCAACGGGGCTGCGCgaggacagccaggcatggccgTGACGGAGGCTGTACAGAGGAGAACTGCATGGAGGACGGTCGTGGCCAGGGAAAGGGCAGCCTTAGGTCAAGACCTCTGCTttagttggggggtggggtggggggagggactggggggggggaggttgcgccacacccagcagtgctcaggagtgaccctggtggtgcttggggaccgtaaAGTGTGGGCAGTGAAATGGGGGTGGCAGGATGCAAGACTTACCTGCTGCACCCTCTCCAGCCCGGGACACCTGGCTGCACCCTGTGCCCTCTCATGGCCCCCAGGCTGAGACCTAAATCAGTCCCTTTCCTAGGTCGTCCCCGGAGGTCTCCAACCCTCGGCTGGGCTAGAACAACCCCCTTAGCACTTTTTCTCGGTCAGGAGTTGACAGTGTAGACAACGGAGATTTTCGTTCTGTTCTGGTTTCTAATCTTTACCAACAATTTCCAGGCTTTTCTCTAGAgcagcccatgttctctcttctttttctgaactggaagggggcagggctggctccCTCTCTTGTACCCCTCGGCCCCTGCCCACTCACCGTCGCTCAGGCTGGAGACGCCCAGGGCCTGGGCCGTGTGCAGCGTGAAGCGGCTCTGTGCGTCCTGGATGTAGGCCATGGTCGGCATAGGGTAGAAGTTGGCCTGCAGGGGCAGCTTCCTCAGGTAGCGCCGGGGCTGCACCTGCGGGGTGAGGTTTGGACTCAGGGCTGGGTCCACAGGAGGCCCGACTCTGCTCTCCCgtcagccccccaccctccacctcggCTCAGCAGGGCCCCAGGATGCACCTGAAAACCGTTGAGGTCCGTGAAGAAGGTGCCATGGCTCTTGATGTCCGTGTGCACACGCAGGGCCAGCTCCTTGTTCACGTAGTCCCGGATGTCCACCAGGCATGACACGTCCAGGGACAGCCCCTCTATCCCTGGGCACGGGATGGGGATTAACAGTTGGGCTCAGAGGCCATGGGGCTGGGGGATCACGGGGCTGAGACCATGGGGCCGGGCCCATCTTCTGGCTCACCTGGCAGGTTATGGAGCCGGAACAGCAGCTGGACATGCTCATAGTGGGTTTCCACCTCTGAGAAGAATGGGCCCTCGGTGACGCGCAGCACGGGCAGCTCCTTGGGGACGTAGGGCTATGGAGAGCCAGGGACAGAGCTCACTGATGGCCAGTGGTGGGGACAGGCCAGGCCAGCACACTAGCCGCGACCGCGTTCCCCAGCCCACATCCTTCCACTGCCCCATGCCCCTCGCCCCCAGGCATCCCTCACCTGGGCCTCGCCATCGGGCAGGAAGAGGTAGGCCCCACTCTTGTCCTTGGCCGCACGGGTGCCGTAGACCAGGAGCTCCATGCTCAGCCAGTGCTCCTGCTCCTCGTCCACCCTTCGGATGCTCTGCCAAGAAACACAGccctgacccctggccccacAGCAGCACGTCAGGCCTGCCCGCAGAGGTGGCCCAACGT
Protein-coding regions in this window:
- the LOC129405879 gene encoding protein shisa-like-1, with protein sequence MGFQRRRCPLLAGLSGGLLLLLNWGSLVQPIDLSALAHHPHLCETTRGADGRHFPGFFCPRLSDDPEQAYCCHMQAAGGSCCTLAEFEALYQVNLSSLPSPPIFRGPGPLLALGLYSLLLVALMTADLVHFCRGRGRSPSRTPRSPSPARQARPPRSSTARPLQVPAGAD
- the HDDC3 gene encoding guanosine-3',5'-bis(diphosphate) 3'-pyrophosphohydrolase MESH1; protein product: MESEAARLLDAVDFAARKHRYQRRKDPEETPYINHPIGVARILTHEAGITDIAVLQAALLHDTVEDTDTSLEELEQHFGAQVRGLVEEVTDDKTLAKAERKRLQVERAAHSSPGAKLVKLADKLYNLRDLTRCTPKGWSEQRVQEYFQWAAQVVRGLQGTNQPLEEALKQLFEERGLSL